From Actinomyces slackii, a single genomic window includes:
- a CDS encoding DUF2017 family protein, producing the protein MRAFVPVDAGLACHLEEWERVLLSRLALEVVAILEVQSAEGTVPSAAADPALEHSDIRPGESSRDRQILEALDFEPVAQDQEAAGAPQVPAGMARALEALLPPASQDPGIAREVAELTREPLRADKAGRLGRLAAELATPTGPRGAVLVPQGQESDWLGAMNDMRLVLAAGLGIDGPEDAEEVHALALQDDDLPHTHGDEHGDETAHGSRRRGAALVYTMVTWWQESLVSVVLGGSAPA; encoded by the coding sequence ATGCGCGCCTTCGTCCCAGTCGACGCCGGCCTGGCCTGCCACCTGGAGGAGTGGGAGCGGGTCCTGCTGTCCCGCCTCGCCCTGGAGGTCGTGGCCATCCTGGAGGTCCAGAGCGCTGAGGGGACCGTTCCCAGCGCAGCCGCCGATCCCGCACTCGAGCACTCCGACATCCGGCCGGGTGAGTCCAGTCGTGATCGTCAGATCCTGGAGGCGTTGGACTTCGAGCCCGTCGCCCAGGACCAGGAGGCTGCCGGTGCTCCGCAGGTGCCTGCCGGCATGGCCAGGGCCCTGGAGGCCCTCCTGCCCCCGGCGTCGCAGGACCCCGGGATCGCGCGTGAGGTCGCGGAGCTGACCCGCGAGCCCCTGCGCGCCGACAAGGCGGGGCGCCTGGGCCGTCTGGCGGCAGAGCTCGCCACCCCCACCGGACCTCGCGGCGCGGTCCTGGTCCCCCAGGGGCAGGAGAGCGACTGGCTGGGGGCGATGAACGACATGCGCCTGGTCCTGGCGGCCGGCCTGGGCATCGATGGCCCAGAGGATGCCGAGGAGGTTCATGCCCTGGCGCTCCAGGACGATGACCTGCCGCACACCCATGGCGATGAGCACGGGGATGAGACTGCTCACGGTAGCAGGCGCCGAGGCGCAGCACTGGTGTACACCATGGTGACCTGGTGGCAGGAATCACTGGTATCCGTGGTGCTCGGCGGCTCAGCGCCCGCATAG
- the murI gene encoding glutamate racemase, with protein MFDSGVGGLTVARAVIDQLPGEQILYIGDTAHGPYGPRDIDEVRALALRVMDELVDSGVKLLVIACNTASAAVLHTARNRYTKGKGVPVIEVIHPAARAAAHVTHNGRVGLIATQGTVDSGVYEDALGVVPGITLTSQACPRFVELAERGETTGPEVLDVAREYLAPIQAAEVDTLILGCTHYPLLVGPISYVMGRDVTLVTSSDETAKDVYRALAARELLREPTVGQARHEFRATGDPEAFAVLARRFLGPEVSHVQRADALPAVEGAHGAGASAGGGARGRS; from the coding sequence ATGTTCGACTCGGGTGTCGGCGGCCTGACAGTCGCCCGCGCTGTGATCGACCAGCTTCCCGGTGAGCAGATCCTCTACATCGGGGACACCGCCCACGGCCCCTACGGCCCACGCGACATTGACGAGGTGCGCGCACTGGCGCTGCGCGTCATGGACGAGCTGGTGGACTCCGGCGTCAAGCTCCTGGTCATCGCCTGCAACACGGCCTCGGCGGCGGTGCTGCACACGGCCCGCAACCGCTACACCAAGGGCAAGGGCGTCCCGGTCATCGAGGTCATCCACCCCGCGGCTCGGGCGGCGGCCCACGTCACCCACAACGGCAGGGTGGGGCTGATCGCCACCCAGGGCACAGTCGACTCGGGCGTCTACGAGGATGCTCTGGGCGTGGTGCCGGGCATCACGCTCACCAGCCAGGCCTGCCCGCGCTTCGTCGAGCTGGCCGAGCGGGGCGAGACCACGGGCCCCGAGGTGCTCGACGTCGCTCGGGAGTACCTGGCCCCCATCCAGGCCGCCGAGGTCGACACCCTCATCCTGGGCTGCACCCACTACCCCCTGCTGGTGGGGCCCATCTCCTACGTCATGGGCCGCGATGTCACCCTGGTGACCTCCTCCGACGAGACGGCCAAGGACGTCTACCGGGCCCTGGCCGCCCGGGAGCTGCTGCGCGAGCCCACCGTGGGACAGGCGCGCCACGAGTTCCGCGCCACCGGGGATCCCGAGGCCTTCGCCGTTCTGGCGCGCCGCTTCCTGGGACCCGAGGTCAGCCATGTGCAGCGCGCTGACGCACTGCCCGCAGTCGAGGGCGCTCACGGCGCTGGAGCATCGGCGGGCGGTGGCGCAAGGGGGCGGTCATGA
- a CDS encoding MBL fold metallo-hydrolase — protein MRLTIIGCTGSMSGPESSASSYLVQAEGVGADRTHRTHSLVLDLGPGSMGQMLRHVDPARLDAIAISHCHADHMVDLVGMHVYRRWHPEGALGPVACLGPSNLLTRLRGVDGAGLTESYRTEFRFLRAFHGHSVVVGPLTITPFTALHPVEAYGYRIEGPSEHDPTRRVSLAFTGDTDLCEGMSEMSQGADLLLAEAAFVEGRDTVPGMHLTGRRAGQLAAQGGVGQLVLTHIQPWTDPAVPVAEARQVYSGPVQAARAGAAWEL, from the coding sequence ATGAGGCTGACGATCATCGGTTGCACCGGATCGATGTCCGGGCCGGAGTCCTCAGCCTCCTCCTATCTGGTGCAGGCTGAGGGCGTGGGGGCCGATCGCACGCACCGCACCCATTCCCTCGTGCTGGACCTGGGGCCGGGCTCCATGGGTCAGATGCTCAGGCACGTCGACCCTGCCCGCCTGGATGCCATCGCCATCTCCCACTGCCACGCCGATCACATGGTGGACCTGGTGGGCATGCATGTCTACCGCCGCTGGCACCCCGAGGGGGCGCTGGGGCCGGTGGCCTGCCTGGGGCCCTCGAACCTGCTGACGCGCCTGCGCGGCGTGGACGGCGCCGGACTGACCGAGTCCTATCGCACGGAGTTCCGCTTCCTGCGTGCCTTCCACGGGCACTCGGTGGTCGTGGGCCCTCTGACCATCACGCCCTTCACGGCGCTGCACCCGGTGGAGGCCTACGGCTACCGCATCGAGGGGCCCAGCGAGCATGACCCGACCAGACGGGTGTCGCTGGCCTTCACCGGCGACACGGACCTGTGCGAGGGCATGAGTGAGATGTCGCAGGGAGCCGACCTGCTCCTGGCTGAGGCGGCCTTCGTCGAGGGCCGCGACACGGTGCCGGGCATGCACCTGACTGGCCGCAGGGCCGGGCAGCTGGCGGCTCAGGGCGGCGTCGGGCAGCTGGTGCTCACCCACATCCAGCCCTGGACGGACCCGGCG